CTTGGAGGCATCatgcaaatctcataaagtACATTCAAACAGTCGACACTCACAGACCTATAAACACAAAGGTGAAAGTGATTTTTATAGCCACTGGAACTATTCATAAATAGAGATCATCTCCTTGACTTTATGATGCTTCATTAATAGCATCCTGCGCCCGGATGCACAACTTTGGCACATTTGAgatacttttgtttctttatgtgcAGGCCTCGCATTAAGCAGCACTAGTCGCTGGCACTCATTCTacataaactgaacattttgtacatttgacCCCATATATCAAAAGCAAATGTACACATCTTAAACCATGATTGCTTGAACAACAGTGTTATGGATCTTGTAGACACgttacacaaattaaaactaatctAAAGCCCAAGAGTGGTCCACATTATAGTCAAGCGTTCCCAAATAGAGAATAAACTTTCATAAATGTCCACTACAAATGTCATTCACGAACAAACACTTTGGTTTTGATACACTTGACTTCTGGCATATGCAGGTAATAATACGTGGCTCAGAATGACAAACAGACAGCTAGCCCTCAGTTAGAGGTGTAACTATCAGTACCCGTGGAAGACACCGTGGAGGATGAAGGAGATGGGGTGGATGGGGCTGAGATGGACCTCTCGGATGCTGCATCGTCTATTTTCTCCTGAATGATCTCCTCCGGGTCCGAGGATGAAACTTTAGCTGGCAGCAGCCCCTCTTTCTCGCGCTTCTTCTGCTTCATCCTTCGGTTCTGGAACCAGATTTTCACCTGAGTCTCATTCAACTGCAGCGCGGCGGCAATTTCCACGCGGCGCGCCCGGGTCAGGTACTTGTTGAAGTGGAATTCCTTCTCCAACTCTGTCAGCTGTTTGGTGGTGAAATTGGTCCGGACGGTGTTCGGCTGGCCAGCATACCCGTACTCACCAGAACGCCCTGCAGAGAAGGAAAACACAGGGCTTATTAATTTTATCACGGCCGCATTCAACGTTTACGAATTTTGAAAGACTTTTACGCATTTGGAGCAACTTTTACGCAGTCAATTTATGCACCTTTACTTagacaaaactaaatattacttatattaaatataaataaataaatatttaaataaaacaaacgttTAACAGAAACTTAACCTATACtgtatatggaaaaaaataaaattgcacgTTTGAAGTGGACACTGAGATTAAGTACCGATGTTAAGCTgtaacattacattttaaacattttagatttataCCAGCCTTGTTCACAAACTTGGTGCCATTGCGAATCATTTCCCATGTGCTTATATAATAACTACAAAAGAACACTTTGCGCCCACCTGTTTTCGGTGGATTCCTTTTCACCTTCATCCAGTCGAAAGTCTGCGTGGAAGATGCGCTCTCAGACAGAGGTGAGCAGCAAGTCTCCAGGTGAGCTGCATGCAGAGGTGACAGTGGGTTAGAGGCCCCAGAGTAAGAGGGTGCTTGTTCGTGCCCGCCGCCATAAGCAGGGTGTGTATACTGCAGCTGACCCAGTGGGGTTGCGCTGTAACCATGGCGATGTTGAGACACCATGGAGGAGGAAATACTCCCCGAAAACATCAGTGGACTGCACTGGGGAAATGCAGCTGCAGAGTCTACTTCCTGGTTGAGGGTGTAATGGTTGTAAGTGGCACAGAAACTTTGGGGCCCATAGTTAGAGCTGCAGGCCGGATGGGCTCCGTATACCGTGGACTGGTATGACCCCGGCTGGTGAGGGATGCTGTTAGGAGAAGTCCTGTTTACCATGAAGTGCTCATCTGCCCCGCAGCTGTTGATGGCAGCCCCGCACGACTGGAAAGCTGTAATCCCGTGGTCCGAGTGGAAAGCCCTGATTGAACACGAGCCACCTTCAGCGCTCATCACCGAGTAGTCTAAGAAGCTGCTCATTGTAGCATCGTGGTCCTGGGACTCAGGTACCCGTCCTCTCCACAGACACCACTCTGATCTCACTCTCACCCTGAGTGGCCGTGCCAACCTTTACCTATGCTTTGTCCCAATCagtggaggggagggggcggCGGGGGTAGGTATCAATGAACGGGTGCTGTCACGTGGGCACGGGTCAGCCAGTGAGGCACTTGTCCTTATCCTCTCAGTCGGTGACAGATTGGTGTTTGAGAGGCTATTTAAATTCCAAGCGCTCGTCGATCAAGGTGACGCGCGTCGCCGCTAATGTATTGGCCGAGCAAACAATGAGCTGGGAGGCAGAAGGCGGTGGACAGCTCCGGGGTCGCATGAGGAGCGGGGGTAGCTACTGCAAACACGGTGTCTTTTAACCCCCGCTGTGCGCTCATACATAGGAGAGATGAACCCTGTGCTATCTCACCATGACGGACGGCCCTGCACTCTGACCTCAGGTACGCTATTTTTGGAATAGAgttgtgtgtgcgtatgtgtgtgtgtgtgcgtgtgttctCCGCGCGCGTAACAGCCGTGATGTCATGTGTATACCCGTGTAGTTCTCTTCCAGATAGATGGATGGCTGGGTGTGTGCGCGCGCCACAGCCGCGGGCTATCTGAGGGCTATTAATGTCTCATTTCAATGCGAAATGTTTCACGCTTGAACATTACGGGATTTTCTCGGCAAATATTGTCACAGTGTGACAGCGAGAAAGACGCAAGAAGATTTGTCCCCTGGTACAAACCCAAAATACACTCATTCCATCAAAcagacccttttttttctcagaactTTGTTCCCTTCTGAAGGTTGCAGGATGTTTTCAAGCTTTCTGTGCAACCGGTGTGCCAAGTCATGCGGCGTGGCgtcacaacacatcctctgtgtctgtcacttTACGCCATGTGATGTGAAGAAATGTCACCCTAAACTAAACTTGTACTCCCTAACCCTGAACCAGATCATTTAACGTGGCAAAAATGTCGAGCAAAAGAGCTCACAGTGCGTAAAATGGCACACAGTTTCTTTCACATTATGTTGGGTGATGAAGAGACAGCACATTTAACATTAAGATGATGTCTTTAaatcccccctctctctctttctctctttcaggTCATAGGGTCATAGTTTCACTCCCGCATGTATTCATTATGCAGTGATCAAATGATATAATAATGCAAGGCTCGCTAATGCGCAGATGTAGCCCGAGGTGCGAGTGTGGGCTGATTATCCTGTTAAGTTCATCAAATAAAGCTGCCGGGGAAATTAATGGCCGCGGAAAGCAGcggtgagagagagagagagaaaagacagtgtgtgtgtgtgtgtgtgtgtgggggggggcgAGAGACTGTGTGTGGGTGACTTGCAACAGCAGATTCCCAACCTCTAACCGAGGAAGGAAAAGTGAGGAGAAGGAGAGTaaaaggaagggagggagggaaaggAAAGGGTCATAGAAGAACGAGCGCCCCCACAGGCTTAAGGAAGTCAAACACTCATAGAAATGTTGACAATACGAATACAACATATTGATAGATGCTCCCAGTGTTTTTAACACCGTGTGAGTTTTAATTTTGCGCActtgaaaacagttttaaagcactttgttcAGCCAATTTCCATTTCCCATACTCCTGTCACGACATACCAGTGGGGAgtatttaaatttactttaaataaaccGAACTTTTCTTAGTTTTACTGACAGCACCACAAATTTAAACATAGCGTTATTAGTTGCAATAAGCATTTAAAAGTCTGACTTTTTTCTTGCGATTGTTGCAATATAAATcggagaaaaaaaggtttttttctgctttaacctATGTTTCCTGCTTTGAACTTCCTCTACCACGTCTTTAATGATGGAGTTTAAATGTGATGAAGTCTGAAAATATTTGGGCTATGTTGCACtggagaaaagtaaaaaaaaatgcattgagTTCAATACCCCCACCCACATCTTTgcccccctctccctctctcttcccCCTcttgcctgcctgtctgtctttcCCAGCTGCCTCTGCAGTGAGTGGGCGCAGTGGATCCTGCGTGGCTCGCCTGCGTGTGGAAAGAAACTTCGGAGCTCTCATGGTCTCTTTGTGTGAGAAAAGGCGCGCTGTCCCGGAATGATTCGGTTAAAGTAGACCCCGTGGTTTCAGTCAGAGCGCAAGATCTGCCCCCGCTTTTACCCCCActttgaacacacacaaacgtacctcccaacacacacacaacttccCCACTCTCCAGTCAATGACTTGCTTATGGCTTCCAGATTATTCGATAAAGGTTCGAGCTGAATTCCACACTGTTTGAATCGATCCACGCCAGCTCGCATCGCAACTGGTGGTTGTTTCCAGTCAGTGGGCTATTTCCCACTCAGACCTATTAGTTTGGACTATTGAGTTCTAATAACTGAATCCCAGAAGTCTAATCA
The DNA window shown above is from Kryptolebias marmoratus isolate JLee-2015 linkage group LG5, ASM164957v2, whole genome shotgun sequence and carries:
- the hoxa1a gene encoding homeobox protein Hox-A1a; the encoded protein is MSSFLDYSVMSAEGGSCSIRAFHSDHGITAFQSCGAAINSCGADEHFMVNRTSPNSIPHQPGSYQSTVYGAHPACSSNYGPQSFCATYNHYTLNQEVDSAAAFPQCSPLMFSGSISSSMVSQHRHGYSATPLGQLQYTHPAYGGGHEQAPSYSGASNPLSPLHAAHLETCCSPLSESASSTQTFDWMKVKRNPPKTGRSGEYGYAGQPNTVRTNFTTKQLTELEKEFHFNKYLTRARRVEIAAALQLNETQVKIWFQNRRMKQKKREKEGLLPAKVSSSDPEEIIQEKIDDAASERSISAPSTPSPSSSTVSSTGTDSYTSN